One genomic window of Maribacter aquivivus includes the following:
- a CDS encoding TonB-dependent receptor: MIKHTLFLLLFVKICFLHAQSATTISGVIKERVKSEVIANAEVVLEGDFTPITTNELGEFKLITSNKGDFILQISTPDFDSKRIPVFLDDNNIDLGIIFLERDMTVEKSINLINITDDELLDDEINSNALALLQSTKDIFLNRAAFDFGQAFFRVRGYDSQYGEVHLNGLPMNKMYDGRPQWNNWGGLNDVIRNQQYANGLEASDFTFGGILGNTNIDLRPSGLRPGTRLSSSLSNRTYSGRLMATYNSGVKNEKFAYIISASRRWAKQGYMDGTLYDSYSVYGSLEYLLNEKNTISATAIVASNRRGRSSAITEEVQEIQGNRYNPYAGIQNGKIRNSRERHIREPLFLINYHHESKSLQINAGLGYQTGVYKRSRLGYYNAPNPDPTYYRYLPSFYLNSPIGANFESAIQAEEGFVENPQLDWENIYKANTSINQIGEAAYVLYDDTTKDNQITARATANINIDSHLKLDLGLSHRKLNSKNYAQINDLLGAEYHRDIDTFSETLNDISSEVNKGNGAVFNYNYNLKGNNSDIYTQLNAHYNKVKAFVAGKYALVNYQREGLFKNERFIDNSFGESEQVKFSNWSLKSGASYTITGRHWVSVNTAIINRAPVLQNVFINPRENNTVVPNLQSETMTSVDATYFLRMPKLTGRFTGFYTRFQNTTDVNFFFVDSGVGSDFVQEVLTDLDKLHLGVELGLEYQVSSAVKLSLVASVAKHEYASNPFVTINFDTAGATEDLIDISGSKFLGQSAVKDYKLAQGPQKAIAVGIEYRDPKYWWVSASANYLANNYANISTITRTESFLIDPETQLRFPDATDENVQKLLKQKPLDNFYLLNMVGGKSWLKKGKYISVFASVNNLFDTTFRTGGYEQSRNGNYGQLKQDNFSGNPSFAPKYWYGFGRTYFLNFAFSF; encoded by the coding sequence TTACATGCTCAAAGTGCAACGACAATTTCTGGGGTAATAAAAGAAAGGGTTAAAAGTGAGGTAATTGCCAATGCAGAAGTAGTCTTAGAGGGAGATTTTACACCAATAACTACTAATGAATTAGGAGAATTTAAATTAATTACTTCCAATAAAGGAGACTTTATACTTCAAATTTCTACTCCCGATTTTGATAGTAAAAGAATACCTGTATTTCTTGATGACAATAATATTGATTTAGGCATAATTTTTTTGGAAAGAGATATGACAGTAGAAAAATCTATAAACCTCATTAATATTACCGATGACGAGTTATTAGATGATGAGATCAATTCTAACGCTCTTGCTTTATTACAATCAACGAAAGATATTTTTCTAAACAGGGCGGCTTTTGATTTTGGTCAGGCATTTTTTAGGGTAAGAGGATATGATTCTCAATATGGAGAAGTACACCTAAACGGCTTGCCAATGAATAAAATGTATGATGGCAGACCACAGTGGAATAACTGGGGTGGATTAAATGACGTTATAAGAAACCAACAATATGCGAATGGTTTAGAAGCGTCAGATTTTACATTTGGCGGAATTTTAGGAAATACGAATATAGATTTACGACCATCTGGGTTAAGACCAGGTACTCGACTATCTTCATCTCTCTCAAACAGAACCTATAGCGGCAGACTGATGGCAACCTATAATTCTGGAGTTAAAAATGAGAAATTCGCCTATATTATTTCGGCTTCTAGACGCTGGGCAAAACAAGGGTATATGGATGGCACGTTGTATGATTCTTATTCTGTTTATGGATCATTGGAGTATCTTTTAAATGAAAAAAACACAATATCTGCCACAGCAATTGTAGCCTCAAATAGAAGAGGGCGATCTTCTGCAATTACAGAAGAGGTGCAAGAAATACAAGGAAATAGGTATAACCCTTATGCCGGAATACAAAACGGAAAAATAAGGAATTCTAGAGAGCGACATATTCGCGAACCATTGTTCTTAATCAACTATCATCATGAATCTAAAAGTTTACAAATAAATGCGGGTTTGGGCTATCAAACCGGTGTGTATAAGAGAAGTCGTTTAGGGTATTATAATGCTCCAAATCCAGATCCTACATACTACCGTTATTTACCTAGTTTTTATTTGAACTCCCCCATAGGGGCCAACTTCGAAAGTGCTATACAAGCAGAAGAAGGCTTTGTAGAAAACCCTCAATTAGATTGGGAAAATATATACAAAGCAAATACCAGTATAAACCAAATTGGCGAAGCGGCTTATGTGCTGTACGATGATACCACAAAAGATAATCAGATTACTGCGAGGGCTACTGCAAATATAAATATTGATAGTCATTTGAAACTCGATTTAGGTCTATCCCACAGGAAACTAAATTCTAAAAACTACGCTCAAATAAATGATTTGTTAGGGGCGGAGTATCATCGTGATATCGATACGTTTTCAGAAACCTTAAATGATATTTCATCTGAAGTAAACAAAGGTAATGGTGCTGTTTTTAATTACAATTATAATTTAAAAGGAAACAATAGCGATATCTATACTCAGTTAAATGCGCATTATAATAAAGTAAAGGCGTTTGTTGCCGGTAAGTATGCTTTAGTTAATTATCAAAGAGAAGGTTTGTTTAAGAATGAACGTTTTATAGATAATTCGTTTGGGGAGAGTGAACAGGTCAAATTTTCAAATTGGTCATTAAAATCAGGCGCATCTTACACAATAACAGGTAGACATTGGGTTTCTGTCAATACCGCAATTATAAATAGAGCACCGGTGTTACAAAATGTATTTATAAACCCGAGGGAGAATAATACGGTAGTTCCTAATTTGCAAAGTGAAACTATGACCAGTGTTGATGCTACTTACTTTCTTAGAATGCCAAAATTAACGGGTAGATTTACAGGTTTTTATACCCGTTTTCAAAATACCACAGATGTAAATTTCTTTTTTGTTGATTCTGGTGTGGGTTCAGATTTTGTGCAAGAAGTACTCACTGATTTAGACAAATTACATTTAGGTGTTGAACTTGGTTTAGAGTACCAAGTATCTAGTGCTGTAAAACTTTCGTTAGTAGCCTCAGTGGCAAAGCATGAATATGCAAGCAATCCTTTTGTGACAATTAACTTTGATACGGCAGGTGCAACCGAAGATTTAATTGATATATCTGGTTCTAAATTTTTGGGGCAATCAGCAGTTAAAGATTATAAGCTGGCGCAAGGTCCGCAGAAAGCAATTGCGGTAGGTATAGAATATAGAGATCCAAAATATTGGTGGGTAAGCGCTTCAGCAAACTATCTCGCAAATAACTATGCCAATATTTCTACGATAACGAGAACTGAGAGTTTTTTAATTGACCCAGAAACCCAGTTAAGATTTCCTGATGCGACAGATGAAAATGTTCAAAAATTACTAAAGCAGAAACCATTAGATAATTTCTATTTATTGAATATGGTTGGCGGTAAGTCGTGGCTTAAAAAAGGTAAATACATCAGTGTTTTTGCAAGTGTTAATAATCTTTTTGACACCACTTTTAGAACTGGTGGTTATGAGCAGAGTAGAAATGGTAATTATGGTCAGCTAAAGCAAGATAATTTTAGTGGTAATCCGTCTTTTGCGCCTAAGTATTGGTATGGTTTCGGTAGAACCTATTTTTTAAATTTCGCTTTCAGTTTTTAA
- a CDS encoding amidohydrolase — MKEKQNGRLKIALIQSTLHWEDPHANREMFGAKIDQINELVDLIVLPEMFTTGFTMSPDNIEKKEGLTTLEWMKKIAANKNSAVVGSVVFHDNDNYYNRLFFVRPNGKYKKYDKRHTFTLAGEHEKYTAGTERLIIDYKGFAICPLVCYDLRFPVWSRNTENFDVLLYAANWPTPRINAWDALLKARAIENMVYCVGVNRVGEDKVGHQYPGHSSIYDPLGELIALSEKEEMIIVELVKDEIDLVRNKLRFLNDRDDFNLSN, encoded by the coding sequence ATGAAAGAAAAGCAAAACGGTCGTTTAAAAATAGCCCTAATACAATCTACTTTACATTGGGAGGATCCTCATGCCAATAGAGAAATGTTCGGCGCCAAAATCGATCAAATTAATGAACTTGTTGATTTAATAGTTTTGCCAGAAATGTTTACTACAGGCTTTACAATGTCACCTGATAATATTGAAAAAAAAGAAGGTTTGACAACCCTAGAGTGGATGAAAAAAATAGCTGCCAATAAAAATAGCGCCGTTGTTGGTAGTGTGGTATTTCATGATAATGACAATTACTACAATAGACTCTTCTTTGTAAGGCCAAATGGCAAATATAAAAAGTATGATAAGCGACATACATTTACATTAGCTGGTGAGCATGAAAAATATACAGCAGGTACAGAAAGACTAATAATAGATTATAAAGGTTTTGCTATCTGCCCTTTAGTATGTTATGATCTTCGTTTTCCGGTATGGAGCAGAAATACAGAAAATTTTGATGTTTTATTGTATGCTGCAAATTGGCCTACACCAAGAATTAATGCGTGGGATGCGCTATTGAAGGCAAGAGCTATAGAGAATATGGTTTATTGTGTTGGGGTAAATCGTGTAGGCGAAGACAAGGTAGGGCATCAGTACCCAGGGCATTCTAGCATATATGACCCACTTGGAGAATTAATTGCACTTTCTGAGAAAGAGGAAATGATTATTGTTGAATTAGTAAAAGATGAAATCGATTTAGTGCGAAATAAGCTTCGTTTTTTAAATGATCGCGATGATTTTAATCTATCAAATTAA
- a CDS encoding Ig-like domain-containing protein, with protein MSRKILGFIFVFIIVMMSYQCAQRGTPTGGPKDITPPELTRAEPPNLTTNFTGQKIRLYFDELVKLKDIQKQLIISPPLKNAPVLSPIGNANKYVEITIKDTLEPNTTYTFNFGQGIVDNNEENPKSFFTYVFSTGDYIDSLELTGVVKDAFNKKADDFVSVMLYKIDTSYTDSTVYKRPPNYITNTLDSAVIFKLNNLKEGKYALFGIKDATGNNLFDQKTDKIGFVRDTINLPTDSIYLLNLFKEIPDYSIAVPSMEASNRISFGYYGDGTNISIETITEIPDTVRTKISKEREKDTLNFWFTPYEMDSLLFVITNESLKVKDTFKVKNRKVEFDSLKISMSQNGNIEMDNPINLLSNTPLVSFDSTKIKLMDKDSVEIAYKLKLDTLENLLNFNFKIDPDQSYRMELIPGAVTDFFQTSNDSVAYSFRTKSIADYGNLTLNLNGGSIVYPIIVQLTNEKGDLQREIYATEPQAYVFDNLNPGKYQARVIFDMNGNGKWDTGSFLEHRQPEKISYYPTLIELRANWEKIETFNLID; from the coding sequence ATGAGCAGAAAAATTTTAGGTTTTATATTTGTTTTTATCATCGTAATGATGTCATACCAATGTGCTCAAAGAGGCACACCAACCGGTGGACCAAAAGATATAACACCACCAGAATTAACAAGGGCAGAGCCACCAAATTTAACAACTAACTTTACGGGGCAAAAAATTAGATTATATTTTGATGAATTAGTAAAGCTAAAAGACATTCAAAAGCAACTTATAATTTCTCCCCCTTTAAAAAATGCCCCAGTACTTTCACCTATTGGTAATGCCAATAAATACGTAGAAATTACTATTAAAGATACTCTTGAACCTAATACAACTTATACTTTTAATTTTGGTCAAGGTATTGTCGACAACAACGAAGAAAACCCAAAATCTTTTTTTACCTATGTTTTCTCTACTGGCGATTATATTGATTCATTAGAATTAACAGGCGTAGTTAAAGATGCGTTCAATAAAAAAGCCGATGATTTTGTTAGCGTAATGCTTTATAAAATTGATACTAGTTATACAGACTCTACCGTTTACAAGAGACCACCAAACTATATTACAAATACGCTAGACAGCGCAGTTATATTTAAACTTAATAATTTAAAAGAAGGCAAATATGCCTTGTTTGGTATTAAAGATGCCACAGGCAATAATTTATTTGATCAAAAAACCGATAAAATAGGTTTTGTACGTGATACTATAAACTTACCTACAGATTCTATTTATTTACTGAATCTATTTAAAGAAATACCCGATTATAGTATAGCCGTACCTAGTATGGAAGCTAGCAATAGAATTAGCTTTGGCTATTATGGAGATGGAACCAACATATCAATTGAAACCATTACCGAAATACCAGATACCGTTAGAACGAAGATTAGTAAAGAAAGGGAAAAAGACACATTGAATTTCTGGTTTACACCTTATGAAATGGACTCTCTCCTTTTCGTAATTACAAATGAATCTTTAAAAGTAAAAGACACGTTTAAAGTCAAAAACAGAAAAGTTGAGTTTGACTCCTTAAAGATTTCGATGAGTCAAAATGGAAATATTGAAATGGATAATCCTATAAATCTCTTAAGCAATACACCATTAGTTAGTTTCGATAGCACCAAGATTAAATTGATGGATAAAGATTCTGTTGAAATTGCTTATAAATTAAAGCTCGATACCCTAGAAAATTTATTGAACTTCAATTTTAAGATTGATCCTGACCAAAGCTATAGAATGGAACTTATACCTGGCGCGGTAACAGACTTTTTTCAAACATCTAATGATTCGGTCGCTTATTCTTTTCGAACAAAGAGCATTGCAGATTATGGCAATTTAACTTTAAATCTAAATGGCGGTTCAATCGTTTACCCAATAATTGTTCAGCTTACCAACGAAAAAGGAGACTTACAACGAGAAATTTATGCTACTGAGCCACAGGCATATGTCTTTGATAATTTAAATCCTGGTAAATACCAAGCTAGAGTCATATTTGACATGAACGGTAATGGAAAATGGGATACAGGTAGTTTCTTAGAACATAGACAACCTGAAAAAATTAGTTACTACCCTACGTTAATAGAATTACGTGCTAATTGGGAAAAAATAGAGACGTTTAATTTGATAGATTAA
- a CDS encoding response regulator: MKKVQLCCIIDDDPIFVYGTKRIIKEVDFAESILVYNNGQDALDGLTKISLAKEPLPDVIFLDLNMPILNGWEFLDEFKNCQSERSKSITIYIISSSVDPRDLERVKDYDQVDNYILKPITPDDLAKILGAVVEG; this comes from the coding sequence ATGAAAAAAGTTCAACTTTGCTGCATAATAGACGATGACCCTATATTCGTTTATGGTACAAAAAGAATTATTAAAGAAGTAGATTTTGCAGAATCTATTCTTGTCTACAATAATGGACAAGATGCACTTGACGGACTAACGAAAATATCCTTAGCTAAAGAACCATTGCCAGATGTAATATTTTTAGATTTGAATATGCCGATTTTAAACGGTTGGGAATTTTTAGATGAATTTAAAAACTGCCAAAGTGAAAGATCAAAATCTATAACAATCTATATCATTAGTTCATCTGTAGACCCTAGAGATTTAGAACGAGTTAAAGATTACGATCAAGTTGACAACTATATTTTAAAACCGATAACTCCTGATGATCTTGCGAAGATTCTAGGCGCTGTGGTGGAAGGATAA
- a CDS encoding PAS domain-containing sensor histidine kinase yields MKTLAVDFLLKESPNAIAIVDTKLNFISYSNQWQEKFSLDKTDIINKNLFDSIIETPSLFKIAVNEGVKGKEHINLGQKFTLPDGKLQWLKWKIIPSTIQEHGFDGAIIFLDDITAVQKELELLHKAEEVARIGCWELDLISNTVNWTKTTKDIHEVEADFIPSLEEGINFYKEGVYRDKISYLVSNAIAEGKPFDTELIIVTAKKNEVWVRAKGEVEKLNGKAVRLVGTFQDIDQKKKIELAHEEISERLKITTQTAQIGTWHYDLVENELEWDNEMYRIFDIDKNQFSKALEAWSSTIDPNDKERILAATNDAIKGLKDFDEEYRIKLQNGSTRYIKGISKTIKDINGQSIKMTGANWDITELRSTEIQLAKNTKLFAKTFEHSSIGMALVSPELKWLKVNKSLSKSLGYSEEELLKMKTTDITYTDDLSSSEVFKSKVFGENNKNLKLQKRYFHKDGNVVHAVIGVTPVRDLNEKPSHAIVQFLDITNSIKSQNKLEALVEVTKSQNESLTNFAHIVSHNLRSHSTNMTMLTKFLNEEKDEDERLNLNRMITSATESLSETIDHLNDVVLVKTGALEKLQSISILNTINQITKSINGLLEDQRATIKIDVSKSHFVNAVPAYLESIFLNILTNALKYRSSERTPIIEIKSKVKGDFIQITFKDNGQGIDLEKHGDKIFGMYKTFHNHKDAKGIGLFITKNQIEAMSGSISIESIVDNGTTIFIELKHN; encoded by the coding sequence TTGAAAACATTAGCCGTTGACTTTCTTTTAAAAGAGTCCCCCAATGCAATTGCTATCGTGGATACTAAGTTAAACTTTATTAGTTACTCTAACCAGTGGCAGGAAAAATTTAGTTTAGATAAAACCGATATCATCAACAAAAATTTATTTGATAGTATAATTGAAACCCCTAGCCTTTTTAAAATTGCAGTAAATGAAGGGGTAAAAGGAAAAGAGCATATAAATCTTGGACAAAAATTCACCTTACCAGATGGCAAGCTACAATGGCTAAAATGGAAAATTATACCTTCTACTATTCAGGAACATGGTTTTGACGGAGCCATTATTTTTTTAGATGATATTACTGCCGTACAGAAAGAATTAGAGCTATTACATAAAGCTGAAGAAGTTGCCAGAATAGGCTGCTGGGAACTTGATTTAATTAGCAACACTGTTAACTGGACAAAAACAACAAAAGACATTCACGAAGTAGAGGCTGATTTTATCCCCAGCTTAGAAGAAGGTATAAATTTTTATAAGGAAGGTGTTTACAGAGACAAAATCTCTTACCTAGTTAGTAACGCAATTGCAGAAGGAAAACCTTTTGACACAGAACTAATTATTGTCACTGCCAAAAAAAATGAAGTTTGGGTTCGCGCTAAAGGTGAAGTTGAAAAATTAAACGGCAAAGCAGTTAGACTTGTTGGAACATTTCAAGATATTGATCAGAAAAAGAAAATTGAATTAGCTCATGAAGAAATCTCAGAAAGACTAAAAATTACGACCCAAACTGCACAAATTGGAACATGGCATTATGATCTCGTTGAAAACGAGTTAGAATGGGATAATGAAATGTACCGAATTTTTGATATTGACAAAAATCAATTTTCTAAAGCTCTTGAAGCATGGTCATCTACCATAGATCCAAACGATAAGGAAAGAATACTAGCCGCTACCAATGACGCTATAAAGGGTTTGAAAGATTTTGACGAAGAATATAGAATAAAACTTCAAAATGGATCTACTAGATATATTAAAGGTATTTCGAAAACTATTAAAGATATAAATGGGCAATCCATTAAAATGACAGGTGCCAATTGGGATATTACAGAACTTCGTAGCACCGAAATACAATTAGCCAAAAACACTAAGTTATTTGCTAAAACTTTTGAACACTCTTCTATTGGCATGGCACTTGTAAGCCCTGAACTTAAATGGCTAAAAGTAAATAAAAGCTTATCTAAAAGCTTAGGGTATTCAGAAGAAGAATTACTAAAAATGAAAACTACAGATATTACTTATACAGATGATTTAAGTAGTAGTGAAGTTTTTAAATCTAAAGTATTCGGTGAAAATAATAAGAATTTAAAATTGCAAAAAAGATACTTTCATAAAGATGGAAATGTAGTACACGCTGTTATTGGGGTTACACCTGTAAGAGATTTAAATGAGAAACCAAGTCATGCCATTGTTCAATTTTTGGATATCACCAATAGTATTAAATCACAGAATAAATTAGAAGCATTGGTAGAGGTTACAAAGAGCCAAAATGAGAGCCTTACTAATTTCGCACATATTGTCTCTCACAATCTAAGGTCGCATTCTACTAACATGACAATGCTGACTAAATTTTTAAATGAAGAGAAAGATGAAGATGAACGTCTAAATTTAAATAGAATGATTACGAGTGCTACTGAAAGTTTATCTGAAACTATTGATCATTTAAATGATGTAGTTTTAGTAAAAACAGGAGCTCTAGAAAAATTACAGAGCATTAGCATACTTAATACTATTAACCAAATAACAAAAAGTATAAATGGTTTACTAGAAGATCAAAGAGCAACTATAAAAATAGATGTATCAAAGTCTCATTTTGTAAATGCCGTTCCTGCTTATTTGGAAAGTATTTTTCTTAACATTCTTACAAATGCTTTAAAATATAGGTCATCTGAACGAACTCCTATTATTGAAATAAAATCTAAAGTAAAGGGTGATTTTATCCAAATAACATTTAAAGATAATGGTCAAGGTATTGACTTAGAAAAACACGGTGATAAAATATTTGGTATGTATAAAACATTTCATAACCATAAAGATGCAAAAGGTATAGGTCTTTTTATTACAAAAAACCAAATTGAAGCAATGAGTGGTTCTATTTCTATAGAAAGTATTGTTGATAATGGTACCACTATATTTATAGAACTTAAACACAACTAA
- a CDS encoding ankyrin repeat domain-containing protein, whose product MNEVFFKEIREGSFNEVKAMLEKNPVLVNSKDVRGSTPLILATYYDEMEIATLLLDKGAKIDAVDASGNTALMGVCFKGFADLAKLLIDKKAQLNERNAMGATCLIYAAQFNRLEIAKLLIANGADKTIKDNRGNSALDHAKTQGLSAFIDLLE is encoded by the coding sequence ATGAACGAGGTTTTTTTTAAAGAGATAAGAGAGGGTAGTTTTAATGAGGTTAAGGCAATGTTAGAGAAGAATCCTGTTCTCGTCAATAGTAAAGATGTTAGAGGTTCAACACCTTTAATTTTAGCTACATATTATGACGAAATGGAAATTGCAACGCTACTATTGGATAAAGGGGCAAAAATTGATGCTGTAGATGCATCTGGTAATACAGCTTTAATGGGTGTTTGCTTCAAAGGCTTTGCTGACCTTGCAAAATTATTGATAGATAAGAAGGCGCAACTTAATGAGCGTAATGCTATGGGTGCAACTTGCCTAATTTATGCTGCACAATTTAATCGCTTAGAAATCGCAAAATTACTAATTGCGAATGGTGCAGATAAAACAATTAAAGACAATAGGGGTAACAGTGCCTTAGATCATGCTAAAACCCAGGGTTTAAGCGCATTTATTGATTTGTTGGAGTAA
- a CDS encoding DUF5689 domain-containing protein, with amino-acid sequence MIGIILSSCVKDKEFDAPDIQCSDTEFILISIAELKNMYNGETIQIQEDLVISGYVISSDKDGNFFNTIYFQDEPGNPLDGMKIELELRDAHLFFNVGQQIIIKLKGLYLGESKGVYKVGGVFTSFGNRSVGRLPKNVVFDHVLVSCKENVGIEPTSVAILEINESMLNTLVAVTDVEIKQEELGETFAIKEEETLRTLVDCGDNELIIVNSGYADFQSEILPDKMGTATGILTKDNNEYQLIIRNVNDLSFNQERCEDLVDEFTSSSIFISEIADPNNNAGARFVEIYNASEESLSLNGWKLDRYTNDNNEVSSSIDLSEYIIEGNGLLVISPNAEEFKNVYGFEPDISVSTNSPADSNGDDNIVLVDPFNTIIDVFGVIGEDGSNTNHEFEDGTALRKLSVFSGNPVFTMSEWTIYNDTGDEGTINQPQNAPLDFSPGVR; translated from the coding sequence TTGATTGGGATTATACTATCCTCTTGTGTAAAAGACAAGGAATTTGATGCGCCAGATATACAATGTTCTGATACTGAATTTATATTAATTAGTATAGCAGAATTAAAGAATATGTATAATGGCGAGACTATTCAGATTCAAGAAGACTTGGTTATTAGTGGTTATGTGATTTCTTCGGACAAGGACGGTAATTTTTTTAATACAATATATTTTCAAGACGAGCCAGGTAATCCATTAGATGGAATGAAAATCGAATTAGAATTAAGGGATGCTCATTTGTTCTTTAATGTGGGCCAACAAATCATTATAAAGTTAAAAGGATTGTATTTGGGCGAGTCTAAAGGAGTTTATAAAGTTGGCGGTGTATTTACTTCTTTTGGTAACCGTAGCGTAGGTAGGTTACCTAAAAATGTGGTTTTCGACCATGTATTGGTCTCATGTAAAGAGAATGTGGGAATTGAGCCTACTTCAGTTGCTATTTTAGAAATAAATGAATCTATGTTGAATACATTGGTTGCGGTAACTGATGTAGAAATTAAGCAAGAAGAGTTAGGGGAAACGTTTGCGATTAAAGAAGAAGAAACTTTGAGAACACTAGTTGATTGTGGTGATAACGAATTAATAATAGTTAACAGTGGTTATGCTGATTTTCAATCTGAAATACTCCCAGATAAAATGGGAACAGCTACCGGAATATTAACTAAGGATAATAATGAATATCAATTAATTATAAGAAATGTTAATGACCTTTCATTTAACCAAGAACGATGTGAAGATTTGGTAGATGAATTTACATCTTCATCAATATTTATATCTGAGATTGCAGATCCAAACAATAATGCAGGAGCTCGTTTTGTGGAAATTTATAATGCATCTGAAGAAAGCCTATCATTAAATGGCTGGAAGTTGGACCGTTATACAAATGATAATAATGAAGTTAGTTCAAGTATAGATTTATCTGAATATATAATTGAAGGAAATGGACTCTTGGTAATTTCGCCCAATGCAGAAGAGTTTAAAAATGTGTATGGTTTTGAGCCTGATATATCAGTTAGCACAAATTCCCCAGCAGATTCTAATGGTGATGATAATATTGTATTGGTAGACCCTTTTAATACTATTATAGATGTTTTTGGTGTTATTGGAGAAGATGGCAGTAATACTAACCACGAATTTGAAGATGGTACCGCTCTACGTAAATTAAGTGTATTTTCTGGAAATCCGGTTTTTACCATGAGCGAATGGACTATTTACAATGATACAGGCGATGAGGGTACAATAAATCAGCCTCAAAATGCTCCCTTAGATTTTAGCCCAGGTGTGAGATAA
- a CDS encoding ComF family protein, whose protein sequence is MKNIISNILKDVTNILLPISCFGCNARLYRGEALLCTSCRHQLPLTEYTFNDENAVDRIFYGRINIKKANSFLFFTEIGIVKNLIHFLKYKNQEGIGIFLGDWHGQILKQQGHLPKIDFVIPVPLHRKKLKKRGYNQVALFAKQIALHINANYTDDILVKTANTKTQTKKNRLNRWYDNRSLYEIKNGEKLINKTILLVDDVITTGATMEICANTFKDIEGVEIYISSMAVVP, encoded by the coding sequence ATGAAAAACATAATTTCAAATATACTAAAGGATGTCACGAACATACTGTTACCCATATCATGTTTTGGATGTAATGCACGATTATATAGAGGAGAAGCTCTTCTCTGTACATCTTGCCGACATCAATTACCACTTACCGAGTACACCTTTAACGATGAAAATGCAGTTGACCGTATTTTTTATGGTCGAATTAACATAAAAAAAGCAAATTCATTCTTATTCTTTACCGAAATTGGAATAGTAAAAAACCTCATTCACTTTTTAAAATATAAAAACCAAGAAGGCATAGGTATATTTTTAGGCGATTGGCACGGTCAAATTTTGAAGCAACAAGGTCATTTGCCAAAGATTGACTTTGTAATTCCCGTTCCCTTACACAGAAAAAAACTAAAAAAGAGGGGTTATAACCAAGTGGCACTTTTTGCGAAACAAATTGCACTTCATATCAATGCAAACTATACAGATGATATTTTGGTAAAAACTGCCAATACTAAAACACAAACCAAGAAAAATAGACTAAACAGATGGTATGACAACCGATCGTTATACGAAATCAAAAATGGAGAAAAATTAATAAACAAAACCATATTGTTGGTTGACGATGTTATTACTACCGGTGCTACTATGGAAATTTGCGCTAACACCTTCAAAGATATTGAAGGTGTTGAAATTTACATATCAAGTATGGCAGTTGTTCCCTAG
- a CDS encoding response regulator, which yields MSVFTSCCIIDDDEFFSVSGKSILKQNNFSDNILYYSGGQEALDGLIGLLVENIKLPDVIFLDLNMPNRDGWSFLEEFEALPEDKIGHIKIYITSSFISPKFMEKAKDYKLVKDYIVKPLTESAVKKIIDSKEIA from the coding sequence ATGAGCGTATTTACAAGTTGTTGTATTATAGATGACGACGAATTTTTTTCTGTTAGCGGTAAGAGTATTTTAAAGCAGAATAACTTCAGTGATAATATTCTTTATTATTCTGGTGGTCAAGAAGCTCTTGATGGTTTAATTGGTTTATTGGTTGAAAATATAAAACTACCCGATGTCATCTTTTTAGACCTAAATATGCCAAATAGAGATGGGTGGTCATTTTTAGAAGAATTTGAAGCACTTCCAGAAGATAAAATAGGGCATATTAAAATTTATATTACCAGTTCTTTTATTAGCCCTAAATTCATGGAAAAGGCTAAAGACTACAAATTAGTTAAAGATTATATTGTTAAACCTTTAACCGAAAGTGCTGTTAAAAAAATAATTGATTCTAAAGAAATAGCGTAA